The nucleotide sequence TCAAATGGGCAAAGCTGATGTTTATTTATTCGTTGCAGTACTTAACTGTCCTGTTTGTAGCGATGGTTATTTTTACTGTTATTTAATTCACAGGAATTCTTTCTTGTTAAAGAAATCCATATATAGCTCATATCGCTGCAGAAATTCATAAGAAAGAGGGGTTTAATTAAGCTATGAAAGATAGGCTAACTAAATGGCGTCTTTTATCAGTCTTTGCCGTGTTGGCACTCGTGTTGTCAGGCTGTGGTGAACCATTCCTTTCCACGCTCAAACCTGCCGGAGAAGTGGCTAAACAGCAATATGATCTGATGATTTTAAGCACAATCATCATGATAGGGGTTATTGTTGTAGTTACTGTCATTTTCGTTCTTGCCATTACTCGCTTCCGCCGGAAAAAAGGTGACGAAAACAAAATTCCTAAGCAAGTGGAAGGAAGTCATTTGCTTGAAATCATTTGGACAGTTATTCCTATTATCCTTTTGCTGATCCTTGCTGTGCCGACTGTTGCAGCTACATTTGAACAGGCTAATGTAAAGGAAATGGATAAGAAGCCAAATAAAGACGGAGTGCGTGATGCACTTGTTGTTAACGTACGTGCAAATCTTTACTGGTGGGAGTTTGAATATCCTGACTATAAAGTGATCACGTCTCAGGAACTGGTCGTTCCAACAGATCAAAAGGTATATTTTAATTTGATTTCATCTGATGTAAAGCATTCATTCTGGATTCCTGCTGCGGGAGGAAAAATGGATACGAACACAGATAACGTGAACAAATTTTGGCTGGAATTTGATGGCGATAAAGCGCAAGAAGCCAATAACTTGTTCTATGGAAAATGTGCGGAGCTTTGCGGACCGTCCCATGCTTTGATGGACTTCAAAGTGGAAACAAAATCACAAGATGATTTCAAAAATTGGTTGAGCGCTATGCAATCTGCTAAGGCAGCTACGCCAACTGATACAGCTGCAGCGCAAGGTCAAAAACTCTTTGAACAAAATTGCTTAAGCTGTCACGCAACAAGCCCTGACGACGCACGTCCAGAGCAAGCTAGACTTGCACCGAACTTAGCTACATTCGGTGAGCGTTCACGTGTTGCCGGAATATTGGATCATAACGAAGAAGAGTTGAAAAACTGGATTCGTAATCCTGAAAAGTATAAGCCGGGCAATAAGATGTCAGGTACTTATAAACAATTGAATGAGCAAGAACTTGATCAATTAGCAGCATACTTGATGAGCTTAAAAGTAGAAGAACAATAAGGATTAGAAAAAGAAGGAGGTAAAACCGTTGAGTACCATTGCACAAAAACGAGGTTTCGCAAGTACGGTATGGGACTATTTAACAACAGTCGATCATAAGAAAATTGCGATTCTTTATTTAATCGCGGGTGGAATCTTTTTCCTAATGGGCGGTATAGAGGCAATGATGATACGGGCTCAGCTGGCTGTACCAAATAATGACTTTGTCAGCGCAGGCTTGTACAATGAATTGCTTACTATGCACGGCACAACAATGATTTTCTTAGCAGCGATGCCTTTGCTGCTCGGCTTTATGAATGCTGTTATGCCGCTGCAAATTGGAGCGCGTGACGTAGCATTCCCGTTTATTAATGCACTTGGTTTTTGGCTATTTTTCTTCGGAGGATTATTCTTAAACTTATCATGGTTTCTAGGCGGAGCTCCTGATGCAGGCTGGACTTCATACGCCTCTTTATCACTTGCTTCAGAAGGCCATGGAATTGATTTTTATGCTTTGGGGTTACAGATCTCAGGGTTTGGTACGTTAATGGGGGGGATTAACTTCCTCGTTACGATCATTAACATGCGCGCTCCTGGCATGACTTATATGAGAATGCCATTGTTTACATGGACAACATTTGTTGCTTCTGCATTAATTTTATTCGCGTTTCCTCCACTGACTGCTTCAATCTTTATGTTAACGTTCGACCGTATGTTCGGCGCTAACTTCTTTAACGTAGCAGCAGGGGGTAATACAATTATCTGGGAGCATTTCTTCTGGATCTTCGGACATCCGGAAGTATACATTTTGATTTTACCGGCTTTCGGTATTTTCTCGGAAATTTTTTCAACGTTCTCAAGAAAACGCCTGTTTGGATATTCATCCATGGTATTCGCAACCGTATTAATCGGATTCCTAGGATTCATGGTATGGGCCCACCATATGTTTACAGTGGGACTTGGCCCGGTAGCAAACGCTATTTTCGCAGTTGCGACAATGGCTATTGCGGTACCTACAGGTATTAAGATCTTTAACTGGCTTCTCACCATTTGGGGAGGAAGCATTAAATTTACTGTACCGATGCTTTACGCTGTTGCCTTCATTCCGTCTTTCGTAGCTGGTGGGGTAACAGGAATTATGCAGGCCGTAGCGCCAGCAGATTATCAGTATCATGATACTTACTTTATCGTTGCGCATTTCCACTACGTTATCGTTGGTGGGGTAGTATTTGCTCTGTTAGCTGGAGTACATTTCTATTGGCCAAAAATGTTTGGAACCATGCTAAGTGAAAAAATCGGGAAATTTACGTTTGTCTTTTTCTTTATTGGTTTCCACTTAACATTCTTTATCCAGCACTTCCTTGGTCTAATGGGGATGCCTCGTCGCGTGTGGACGTTCCTTCCGGGTCAAGGACTTGATACTGGAAACCTAGTCAGTTCCATTGGAGCGGCTTTCATGGCAATCTCTGTTATTTCATTGTTAGTGAATGTAGTAATCACTTCTGTCAAAAATGAAAGAGTGGGCAATGATCCATGGGGAGATGGCCGTACGTTAGAATGGGCAATCCCTTCACCGCCTCCATTCTATAACTTTAAGCAATTGCCACTCGTACGTGGTCTGGATGCTTATTGGCTAGAGAAGATGGAAGGCAAACAAACGTTAACACCGGCTGAGCCAATTGGTGATATCCATATGCCAAACGGTTCATTTACACCGTTTGTGATCTCTCTTGGCTTATTCATTGCTGCTTTTGGAGCTATGTACCATGTAGATGATAAAGCATGGGCAATTCCAGTATTAATTGGTGGATTAGTGATCACTTTTGGTGCGATGATCTATCGTTCAATTAAAGACGATCATGGCTTCCATATTCATAAAGAAGATTTAATTGAGGAAAATGATGATAAGGGGGTTAAGGCGTAATGCAAGCTGAAGAAAAATACACACCCCAAACATGGCCTGAATCACCTGAAAAAGCAACCCTTGAAGGCAAAAACAAATTTTTAGGTTTCTGGTTATTCCTAGGCGGAGAGACGGTATTGTTTGCCTCTCTCTTCGCTACCTACATTGCATTGAAAGATAAGGTACCGAGCCCAGATCATATGCTGGCAAAAGATTTATTTGAACTGCCGTTGGTATTCGTCATGACAATGCTCTTGTTAACAAGCTCATTAACAAGCGTATATGCCATGTACCATATGAAAAACTACAGCTTTAAGAAAATGCAGCTTTGGCTGTTAATTACGGTTATTCTTGGCCTTGGTTTCCTAGGCTGTGAACTTTACGAGTTCCATCATTACTATACTGAATACAACCATACGTTTACTAGCAGTGCATTTGGCTCCGCTTTTTATACGTTAACTGGTTTCCATGGTGCCCACGTTATCTTTGGATTAGTGTGGATCACTTTGTTAATGGTTCGGAATGCAGGCCGTGGATTGAATCTTTACAATGCGCCTAAATTTTACTTGGCAAGCCTTTATTGGCACTTTATCGACGTTGTATGGGTATTTATCTTTACGGTAGTATACTTAATGGGAATGGTGGGATAATTGATGGTAAATAATCAATCGAATTCAAACAACCCAAGACTCAGTTATGATTACCGCCGCAAAAAGAATGCAGAAGGTATGAGAATTCAGGTAGCAACATTTACCTTAATGATCTTTTTCACTGTTGTTTCTTTTGTAGCAGTAGGAGCAGATTTCTCTAAATGGTTTGTCATTCCATTTATTCTACTCTTGGCAGTAGTACAAGTGGGCTTCCAGCTTTATTATTTCATGCATATGAGTGAGAAGGGCCATGAAGCACCATCCCTGTTTATGTGGTCAGGTGTTACAGTTGCCTTCTTGACCATATTAGCTTTTATGACAATCATTTGGTGGTAATTGTTCGCAAGCGTTAAGATTTGCAAATTCTTATCGTTACACAAAAGCCGGCTCTTTTTAGAGCCGGCTTTTTTTGTGATCGATCAGCTTTATCGCGTTGTCATGAACTTGTCAATTCGGAACATTGCTAGGGAAAATAGGGAACGTTATAATGTAAGCAGGGCATTGAATATGATATCGAGGTGAAAGGGAATGCCGATTAGTATCTTTGGATCTCAAGCGCTATGGAGTCCTTATTTTCTCGTGCTGTTAATATTGCTAACCGTCCTTTACTTCTTAGGAACAATGAAATGGAGAAGTAAGTTCGAAGGCAAGGAGCCGTTGATGAAACATCAGGCCGCTTTATTTGTGACAGCCATGGTAGTGTTGTATGCAGTGAAGGGTTCGCCAATTGATCTGTTAGGTCATATTATGTTTACGTATCATATGATTCAGATGGCCGTTCTTTATTTGGTGGTTGTTCCTCTATTTTTAAGAGGTGTTCCTTGGTGGGTATGGAAAAAAATAATTGATCATCGTATGGTCAAGCCCGTCTTTAACTTTTTCACAAAGCCGCTGATCGCTTTAATTTTGTTTAACGGTCTATTTTCAATTTATCATTTGCCAATCGTTTTTGATTATATTAAGATGAGCATGCTTCTCCATAGTTTGTACACGATTGGATTGTTTGTTTTTGCTCTCTTTATGTGGTGGCCATTAGTAAATGACATGCCAGAAGGTAGAAAATTGAGCGGTCTTAAGAAAGTGGGCTATATTTTCGCTGATGGGATTCTATTGACACCTGCATGCGGGCTGATTATATTTGCTTCTGCTCCAGTATACGCTACTTACAGCGATGCAGGTGCTTGGCTTCAAGCAATGGAGCTTTGTGTCCCAACTTCTACTCTGCAAGGATTGAGCCTAAGTGGCCCTGAGCTTTTCTCGAGTATGCCTGTGATGGAAGACCAACAGCTTGGTGGAGTCATCATGAAAATCATTCAAGAGATTGTGTACGGCTGTATGCTTGCCTTCGTATTTTTTGAGTGGGTTCGCAAGGAGAAAGAAGAAACTGAGGAAATGAGTGCTTCTGCTTTGATGAATCATCAGGCAGATTACACAAAATAATGGTGGAAAGGAAAGGGAAACCTTCCTTTCCTTTTCCTGCATAGTTATCTGAAAGATTACAAATGGGAGAGAGGAATAAAGATGTCACTACCTATTTTGCCCACAATTAGCACAACCTTTATCGTGTTAAGCGCAATTACCGTTGCCATTGGATGGGCGCAAATAAAACAAAGAAAAATCGAGCAGCATAAAAAAACAATGCTTTTGGCCGCTGTTTTCGCTATTGTTTTTTTTGTTATTTATGCTAGCCGAACGGTTTTTATCGGCAACACAGCTTTTGGCGGTCCGGAAGATATTAAGATTTACTACACCATCTTTTTAATTTTTCATATCACATTAGCCACTGTGGGAGCTGTCTTAGGAATTATCACTATTATTTTAGGGCTGAAAAATAATCTAGAAAAACATAGAAAACTTGGACCAATTACGAGCATTATTTGGTTTTTTACAGCTATAACTGGCGTAGCCGTTTATTTGCTGCTGTATGTATTTTATAAAGGTGGAGAAACAACTTCAGTTATTAAAGCTATTCTTGGGTTTTAAAGGAAAGAAAAAGCGCATGAAATGATTCATGCGCTTTTTAGATTATTAAAAAGTGAACTGTTCCACTTCGTTTTTAAGATCACTTAGAATTTTTTCACATGTTTCCACTAGAGATGCTGGGAAGTTTTCATCTTCTCCGTATTCTACACCGTGTGGATAATAATATTTACCAAGTACAGGAGACATTAATTGGATAGTTGCATCCGAGGAACCAACATCACCTTCAACAGCATATCCAAAAACACGTAGATAGTATGTACCTTCTTTAAGATCAAACCTGCGGTCGAACGTAACCCGTTCGTAATCCCATTGTCCTGCAAGAACTAGTTTGTGTGACCGACAGATATAGTTCAATCGATCAAAATCAATCCGTAAATTCTCTAAACCCGTATTTTCAAATTTCATGAAAAATCCCTCCTGAATATCTTAGCGTACCTCTAATCTATTTCCGCGCTTTTAATCTACCGCTCCAATAATAATAATAGTCGAAAAAAGTGTTTCTTGCAATGAAATGAGGAGAAACAGACAAATCTTTTCCACCAAATAATGGAGCAATTTCATAGAAAATAGCAGAATATTTTTTAAATTATTTGCAGTGAGTGATACAAGATGAGCATAGTGTTATAATGTGAGTAATATATGGCAATAATGCCTGCACAGGAACAAAAAGGGGGGAGTCTTCTGCGATCAGTCATCAGAATTCTGGTGGTAATGTCTATCATTTTAATAGGCGGAATTTATTTTAACCAGGCGAGAGAAGAAAATGAAGTCCTGCACAATTCCGCTACAACCAATCCTGCAAAACATGACATGAATATGCAAAAGGAATTGGAAGATAGAAATAAGCCAGTCCGAGCGGTGGAAAAGCCAGCATCCGGCGCTGGATTTTATATTGGGAAAGAGTCGGCGTTATTAAGAAAAGCCATGGGAGAACCTATTCGCAAAGATCCTTCCGCCTACGGGTATGAATGGTGGATTTATAATAGCAATCATCAATATGTACAATTTGGTGTGGAGAATAATCAAGTAGTCACAGCCTATGCCGCTGGCGACACGGACGTTTCTCCATTTAAAATGGATCAGCCTGCCAAAGATCTTTTTCAAATGTATGACCTTCGCATGGATATAGTGGTTGAGAATAATTCTGGTACCTATCGTTTTGAGTTGTCAGAAGAAGATTATAATATGAGACCAATGGTTAAGGTTGGAGATATATATGCCCAGTTGTATATGGATAAATTCTCTGGTACGTTGTCTAGCGTGCGTTACTTAACGAGGGATTACTTAATTAAACAAAGGCCCTATGAGATGGTGTATAGAGGAGAATTGCCAGCCGATCCGGAGCTCTCTGACTCTGCATGGCAGCAGATTGAAAACGGGAGTGAAAAGCAAATATTTGATCTTACCAATATTATTAGAGAGAAGCATAACTTAAATGGATTGTCATGGGATGAAGAAACAGCTAAAGTAGCAAAACAGCATAGTAAAGAAATGTATGATAAACAATATTTTGCTCATGAATCTCCTTCCTCAGGAGATCTGGGGGATCGGCTGAAAGAAGCTAAGATTGACTATGAGCTCGCTGGCGAAAATATAGCAGCGAATTATACAGATGGACCGTCTGCTGTAGAAGGGTGGCTAAATTCCAAAGGGCATCGAGAAGCTTTACTACAAAAAGAATTTACTTCTCTAGGCGTAGGTGTTTACCAGAAATATTATACTCAAAATTTTATTGCCAAATAATTAAAAAAGCAGCCGTTCTAGCAAACAGCTGCTTTTTAATTATTTTTTCTTTAAGAGGAAAAAGGTACCCGTTGCATGGGCTACTTTTTTTCCATCTGCTCTCAAAGCTTCTCCCTCTACAACGATTGTTTTTGAGCCTTTGTGCAGCACGCGAGCTTTTACAGTAAGTTCATCGCCTGTTCCGGGAGCGATGTAATGAATATTTAAGTTAGACGTAACGGTTGCATAGCCTTCAGGAGTGGCGGTGTAGGCAGCTGAACCCATAGCTGAATCTAATACCGTAGCCGTCACACCTCCATGAACAATATTGAGAGAATTATTCGACAAGTCAGTAATCGGCATCCGGACGACACATTCATTCTCCTCGATTTCTCTCTCTAATTGAAACAGTCTTCCTATGTAAGTACCGTTTCCTTCTCTTTTCTCCAAATAGCCTTTCAGCAATTGCTCCAATACCTCTAGATCTTTTTCGGTTGCTTGTTCCAGACTTTGTTCAATCAACGAGTAGATTTTTTCTTTCATTTAAATTTCTCCCTTTCTCCCCGGTTTATCTATCGGAAAGGCTAAAGAACGACCCTTCAGCCGGTATGTCTTCTGCCTGCCATCCAAGGCATCCAACTCTGTTTTTATTATCATATCACTTTTTGCAAATATAAACATTTCTTCACTTTTTGGCGGTTGTTCCATAATGTATTAGTAGCAAATCAGTTGGGCGGGGATACGGAGGGGAAATAGTTGTTACATCCACGAGTAAAGGAGTTCAAAGAGTTTATGGAGGAGAGGCCAGATTTAAGGCGGATGGTGCGGAAGCGGAGCCTTACATTACAGGAGCTTTTTGAGGAGTGGCATTTATCAGGAACTGTCACCTTCAAGGAAGAAGAGGACAGTCGCAATAAATCGGAAACAAATTTTCAGTCAGCGGACTGGACAGTTAAATTAGCAAAAGTGCTGTCATTATTTGAAGGGATGAAATGGAGCAATATTTTATCCGACGTACAAGGAATGTTAGAGATGGCACAAATTTATTTAGCTGATTTAGCAGAACAGCAGAAAGAGAAAAAATAAATGAGCTGAGCTCATACGTTCACAGGAGGGATAGGATGAGACAGGAGATTATGGAAAAAATAAGAACAAATAAAGAATGGCGCAATTATTTACGAAAAGAACCGTCCTGGTACCGGTTGTTAAGTCGCAACCCTTATCAAATAGAGGAATTTGAAAGGGCTAGTCTACAATTTTACAAAAAGACCTTCCCTGATCGGTTAGGCCGTTTAAACGATGGAATACAGATGGCTTCGGCTTTAATGTATATGATGCAATCGCAATTCTTTCAACCTGCACCTCAAGCAGCCCCCCAACCTGAAGAAGCGTCCGAGACAGCGGCGCAGCCAGAAGAAGCGGCGGAACAGACGGGAGAAATGAGCGGAAACGAGCAATAAAAATCGCCGAATATGCACACACTACCTGAAAAGGAGTGTGGGCAATGAAGTGGTTAATCGTCATTTTTGCAATGATTACCTTGTCAGGATGCAGAACAAATATTCCAGAACCAGAGGCAATTTCTCCCTCTGCTTCAATAGGAGAAGCAGAGGCCCAGACAACTGAGAAAACTTGGACTGTGAGGCATTTATTAAGAGGGAATAACGTATTTGTCGAATTAATTGTGCCAGGTGTTTCTTTCTCAAATAATGGGACAAATTCACAACAGAAGGGGCAGGTGTCTGTTTACGTGAATGGCCAACATTATCAAACCTATCATACTGCTGCTTTTATTGTAAAAGGGTTGCATTCAGGCAGCCATCAAATAGAGATTAAATTAACCGATGAAGCGAACCGTCCGCTCGGTTATGAAAAATCGTTTGCTGTATCCATTCCGTAAATAGTTTTATTTAACAGATAATATGTTAAAATAGGGAATGGAGGTGGGCTAAATGCTTACAGCTACAATTGAAAAGATTAAAACTGTAGAACAAGCTGAGGAGCTTGCACATATGATTCTTAAATCGGAGGTAGCTCAACATTATCAGTCATGCTACTTTCTTTTATATACAAACCCTGTCACAAAAGAAAAAATCAATCGGTTTAGCCGGCTGAAAGATCAATATGAAGAAGTACAACGATTTGGACGTTATCATCCGGATTATAGCAGGGTCATGAAAGAAGTGAGGGAAGCAAAGAGAGAAATGGATTTAGATGAAAATGTCGCTGCTTTTCGGGTGGCTGAAAATGAATTACAAGCCTTGCTTGATGAAATTAGCGTCGTAATTGGCCGGGCTGTATCAGAAGGAATTAAAGTTCCAACAGGCAATCCATTTTTCTCATCGGGCTCTAGTTGTGGTGGCGGCTGTGGTTCTGGCTCAAGCTGCGGCTGCTCCGCTTAATAGCCGGCTGTTTATCTCTATAAGCGGACTTGCTCTTAGGCAAGGGGAATGATCTATTCGCAATCGAGTGCCGACCAAGCAACCTTTTGCGTTTTTATCACATTGATTCAGAGGGAGATATTATGTTTATTGATCGACAAGCTGTCATTGTCTGGCTTCACAATACAAAGCCAGTCAAATCGTTGCGAAAATATGGGAATGTTCATTACGTATCGAAGCGCATGAAATACGCGGTAGTTTATTGTAATCAGGATGAAATTGAAGAAGTGACGGAAAGATTGAATTCATTATCGTTTGTTAAGAAAGTGGAGCCATCTTTTAAGCCGT is from Bacillus sp. PK3_68 and encodes:
- a CDS encoding YugN family protein, producing MKFENTGLENLRIDFDRLNYICRSHKLVLAGQWDYERVTFDRRFDLKEGTYYLRVFGYAVEGDVGSSDATIQLMSPVLGKYYYPHGVEYGEDENFPASLVETCEKILSDLKNEVEQFTF
- a CDS encoding cytochrome (ubi)quinol oxidase subunit III, which gives rise to MQAEEKYTPQTWPESPEKATLEGKNKFLGFWLFLGGETVLFASLFATYIALKDKVPSPDHMLAKDLFELPLVFVMTMLLLTSSLTSVYAMYHMKNYSFKKMQLWLLITVILGLGFLGCELYEFHHYYTEYNHTFTSSAFGSAFYTLTGFHGAHVIFGLVWITLLMVRNAGRGLNLYNAPKFYLASLYWHFIDVVWVFIFTVVYLMGMVG
- a CDS encoding YlbE-like family protein, with amino-acid sequence MRQEIMEKIRTNKEWRNYLRKEPSWYRLLSRNPYQIEEFERASLQFYKKTFPDRLGRLNDGIQMASALMYMMQSQFFQPAPQAAPQPEEASETAAQPEEAAEQTGEMSGNEQ
- the coxB gene encoding cytochrome c oxidase subunit II, producing MKDRLTKWRLLSVFAVLALVLSGCGEPFLSTLKPAGEVAKQQYDLMILSTIIMIGVIVVVTVIFVLAITRFRRKKGDENKIPKQVEGSHLLEIIWTVIPIILLLILAVPTVAATFEQANVKEMDKKPNKDGVRDALVVNVRANLYWWEFEYPDYKVITSQELVVPTDQKVYFNLISSDVKHSFWIPAAGGKMDTNTDNVNKFWLEFDGDKAQEANNLFYGKCAELCGPSHALMDFKVETKSQDDFKNWLSAMQSAKAATPTDTAAAQGQKLFEQNCLSCHATSPDDARPEQARLAPNLATFGERSRVAGILDHNEEELKNWIRNPEKYKPGNKMSGTYKQLNEQELDQLAAYLMSLKVEEQ
- a CDS encoding DUF420 domain-containing protein; translated protein: MSLPILPTISTTFIVLSAITVAIGWAQIKQRKIEQHKKTMLLAAVFAIVFFVIYASRTVFIGNTAFGGPEDIKIYYTIFLIFHITLATVGAVLGIITIILGLKNNLEKHRKLGPITSIIWFFTAITGVAVYLLLYVFYKGGETTSVIKAILGF
- a CDS encoding YlbF family regulator, whose translation is MLTATIEKIKTVEQAEELAHMILKSEVAQHYQSCYFLLYTNPVTKEKINRFSRLKDQYEEVQRFGRYHPDYSRVMKEVREAKREMDLDENVAAFRVAENELQALLDEISVVIGRAVSEGIKVPTGNPFFSSGSSCGGGCGSGSSCGCSA
- the ctaG gene encoding cytochrome c oxidase assembly factor CtaG, producing MPISIFGSQALWSPYFLVLLILLTVLYFLGTMKWRSKFEGKEPLMKHQAALFVTAMVVLYAVKGSPIDLLGHIMFTYHMIQMAVLYLVVVPLFLRGVPWWVWKKIIDHRMVKPVFNFFTKPLIALILFNGLFSIYHLPIVFDYIKMSMLLHSLYTIGLFVFALFMWWPLVNDMPEGRKLSGLKKVGYIFADGILLTPACGLIIFASAPVYATYSDAGAWLQAMELCVPTSTLQGLSLSGPELFSSMPVMEDQQLGGVIMKIIQEIVYGCMLAFVFFEWVRKEKEETEEMSASALMNHQADYTK
- the ylbD gene encoding spore coat protein YlbD, which produces MLHPRVKEFKEFMEERPDLRRMVRKRSLTLQELFEEWHLSGTVTFKEEEDSRNKSETNFQSADWTVKLAKVLSLFEGMKWSNILSDVQGMLEMAQIYLADLAEQQKEKK
- the ctaF gene encoding cytochrome c oxidase subunit IVB; the protein is MVNNQSNSNNPRLSYDYRRKKNAEGMRIQVATFTLMIFFTVVSFVAVGADFSKWFVIPFILLLAVVQVGFQLYYFMHMSEKGHEAPSLFMWSGVTVAFLTILAFMTIIWW
- the ctaD gene encoding cytochrome c oxidase subunit I — translated: MSTIAQKRGFASTVWDYLTTVDHKKIAILYLIAGGIFFLMGGIEAMMIRAQLAVPNNDFVSAGLYNELLTMHGTTMIFLAAMPLLLGFMNAVMPLQIGARDVAFPFINALGFWLFFFGGLFLNLSWFLGGAPDAGWTSYASLSLASEGHGIDFYALGLQISGFGTLMGGINFLVTIINMRAPGMTYMRMPLFTWTTFVASALILFAFPPLTASIFMLTFDRMFGANFFNVAAGGNTIIWEHFFWIFGHPEVYILILPAFGIFSEIFSTFSRKRLFGYSSMVFATVLIGFLGFMVWAHHMFTVGLGPVANAIFAVATMAIAVPTGIKIFNWLLTIWGGSIKFTVPMLYAVAFIPSFVAGGVTGIMQAVAPADYQYHDTYFIVAHFHYVIVGGVVFALLAGVHFYWPKMFGTMLSEKIGKFTFVFFFIGFHLTFFIQHFLGLMGMPRRVWTFLPGQGLDTGNLVSSIGAAFMAISVISLLVNVVITSVKNERVGNDPWGDGRTLEWAIPSPPPFYNFKQLPLVRGLDAYWLEKMEGKQTLTPAEPIGDIHMPNGSFTPFVISLGLFIAAFGAMYHVDDKAWAIPVLIGGLVITFGAMIYRSIKDDHGFHIHKEDLIEENDDKGVKA
- a CDS encoding PaaI family thioesterase; amino-acid sequence: MKEKIYSLIEQSLEQATEKDLEVLEQLLKGYLEKREGNGTYIGRLFQLEREIEENECVVRMPITDLSNNSLNIVHGGVTATVLDSAMGSAAYTATPEGYATVTSNLNIHYIAPGTGDELTVKARVLHKGSKTIVVEGEALRADGKKVAHATGTFFLLKKK
- a CDS encoding YlbG family protein yields the protein MFIDRQAVIVWLHNTKPVKSLRKYGNVHYVSKRMKYAVVYCNQDEIEEVTERLNSLSFVKKVEPSFKPFLKTEYENSKPDKAKEYDYKIGV
- a CDS encoding CAP domain-containing protein, with translation MSIILIGGIYFNQAREENEVLHNSATTNPAKHDMNMQKELEDRNKPVRAVEKPASGAGFYIGKESALLRKAMGEPIRKDPSAYGYEWWIYNSNHQYVQFGVENNQVVTAYAAGDTDVSPFKMDQPAKDLFQMYDLRMDIVVENNSGTYRFELSEEDYNMRPMVKVGDIYAQLYMDKFSGTLSSVRYLTRDYLIKQRPYEMVYRGELPADPELSDSAWQQIENGSEKQIFDLTNIIREKHNLNGLSWDEETAKVAKQHSKEMYDKQYFAHESPSSGDLGDRLKEAKIDYELAGENIAANYTDGPSAVEGWLNSKGHREALLQKEFTSLGVGVYQKYYTQNFIAK